In the Anastrepha obliqua isolate idAnaObli1 chromosome 1, idAnaObli1_1.0, whole genome shotgun sequence genome, one interval contains:
- the LOC129253449 gene encoding CD81 protein isoform X2 encodes MGLNGCCSCVKYLMVLINILFWIIGLVIVVASVWMLTDPTFVLSMTQSYNHYYIALYVFLGIGVLITLGAFFGCCGVVKESQCLLVSFFCVILVVMVAQIAAGAWAFHNKDKLDDIVRASVKYSVQEEYGQLSMSSRTVTFDTIQKNLQCCGADGPADWATSRFNNVDRTNIVDIAISSMNVFYNIPESCCKDELKENVCEMSRKLKFGGSLNQAIYQQGCVDKLIELIYENWVLLFGITAGVILLELLALTFSLSLCCAVRNQHYKA; translated from the exons ATTATTGGTTTGGTCATTGTGGTCGCCTCGGTATGGATGCTCACCGATCCCACATTCGTGCTGTCGATGACGCAATCGTATAATCACTACTACATAGCGCTCTATGTCTTCCTTGGCATTGGTGTGCTGATCACGCTGGGCGCTTTCTTTGGCTGTTGTGGCGTTGTGAAAGAGTCGCAATGTCTGCTTGTATCG TTCTTCTGCGTAATTTTGGTTGTGATGGTGGCCCAGATTGCCGCCGGCGCATGGGCATTCCACAATAAAGACAAACTCGATGACATTGTACGCGCTTCGGTGAAGTATTCCGTGCAGGAGGAGTATGGGCAATTGAGCATGAGTTCGCGCACCGTCACATTTGATACCATACAGaagaat TTGCAATGTTGCGGCGCTGATGGACCGGCCGATTGGGCAACGAGCCGTTTCAATAATGTCGATCGCACAAATATCGTTGATATTGCCATTTCATCGATGAATGTATTCTACAATATACCCGAGTCGTGTTGCAAAGATGAGCTGAAGGAAAACGTGTGCGAGATGTcgagaaaattgaaatttggtgGTTCACTTAATCAGGCAATATATCAACAG GGTTGCGTTGACAAATTAATTGAGCTCATCTACGAGAATTGGGTACTGCTATTCGGCATCACCGCGGGTGTGATTCTATTGGAACTGTTGGCGCTGACCTTCTCATTGAGCCTTTGCTGTGCGGTACGCAATCAACACTACAAAGCCTGA
- the LOC129253449 gene encoding CD82 antigen isoform X1 → MIVTNYEETNSFENKKRTVHPKKLSRRDIIGLVIVVASVWMLTDPTFVLSMTQSYNHYYIALYVFLGIGVLITLGAFFGCCGVVKESQCLLVSFFCVILVVMVAQIAAGAWAFHNKDKLDDIVRASVKYSVQEEYGQLSMSSRTVTFDTIQKNLQCCGADGPADWATSRFNNVDRTNIVDIAISSMNVFYNIPESCCKDELKENVCEMSRKLKFGGSLNQAIYQQGCVDKLIELIYENWVLLFGITAGVILLELLALTFSLSLCCAVRNQHYKA, encoded by the exons ATTATTGGTTTGGTCATTGTGGTCGCCTCGGTATGGATGCTCACCGATCCCACATTCGTGCTGTCGATGACGCAATCGTATAATCACTACTACATAGCGCTCTATGTCTTCCTTGGCATTGGTGTGCTGATCACGCTGGGCGCTTTCTTTGGCTGTTGTGGCGTTGTGAAAGAGTCGCAATGTCTGCTTGTATCG TTCTTCTGCGTAATTTTGGTTGTGATGGTGGCCCAGATTGCCGCCGGCGCATGGGCATTCCACAATAAAGACAAACTCGATGACATTGTACGCGCTTCGGTGAAGTATTCCGTGCAGGAGGAGTATGGGCAATTGAGCATGAGTTCGCGCACCGTCACATTTGATACCATACAGaagaat TTGCAATGTTGCGGCGCTGATGGACCGGCCGATTGGGCAACGAGCCGTTTCAATAATGTCGATCGCACAAATATCGTTGATATTGCCATTTCATCGATGAATGTATTCTACAATATACCCGAGTCGTGTTGCAAAGATGAGCTGAAGGAAAACGTGTGCGAGATGTcgagaaaattgaaatttggtgGTTCACTTAATCAGGCAATATATCAACAG GGTTGCGTTGACAAATTAATTGAGCTCATCTACGAGAATTGGGTACTGCTATTCGGCATCACCGCGGGTGTGATTCTATTGGAACTGTTGGCGCTGACCTTCTCATTGAGCCTTTGCTGTGCGGTACGCAATCAACACTACAAAGCCTGA